From Besnoitia besnoiti strain Bb-Ger1 chromosome X, whole genome shotgun sequence, one genomic window encodes:
- a CDS encoding rhoptry kinase family protein ROP26 (incomplete catalytic triad) (encoded by transcript BESB_016400), translated as MRSRSQAYRELLAQAASSSSHSEAAGPGAGVGERFSMMQKYRVGYPSPSDMACLKEVVVTAAGLSQPASPEVHTPMQIVKLGEDSQMYSEVVHFLGLTALVKGFMLMRIQEQPGTFAAPESVYWQPALHLGEEGDRDRLDAAALRTAVMKKYERESRLLPPEYEKHVRTVFYEFGLQFPLYICKLQRPGEPLVLELQGPGPASVNSLLNIMIAYSAADLPLYRVRLDQLSAGAADYIARQMILEIASFHALGFLHMDISDRSFFFSTSECSGRSETRRLIYLGNLGNAQRQTGVAEPFVQKGAVAYYDPQNASVFKTVPQIRPLVVYDQSRDAWAVGKLLYQVLCKGSGTPFGYVGGAASPLVIANRITAAAQRNAPIVLDNCFDPLSSLFMSELLEIMSGFLRFDSRERLLPLDAIKTYPRLFDA; from the coding sequence ATGCGGAGCAGATCTCAGGCCTATCGCGAGCTTTTGGCACAAGCAGCGAGTTCGTCGTCTCATAGTGAAGCAGCCGGCCCTGGGGCAGGCGTTGGCGAGAGGTTTTCTATGATGCAAAAGTACAGGGTGGGGTATCCGTCACCTTCTGATATGGCATGCCTGAAGGAGGTGGTTGTCACAGCTGCTGGCCTGTCTCAGCCCGCCTCCCCTGAAGTTCATACGCCCATGCAAATCGTCAAGCTGGGTGAAGATTCTCAGATGTACAGCGAGGTAGTCCACTTCCTTGGCCTCACCGCCTTGGTCAAGGGCTTCATGCTAATGCGGATCCAAGAGCAGCCTGGGACATTTGCGGCACCAGAGAGTGTGTACTGGCAACCAGCTTTGCATCTGGGAGAGGAAGGTGACAGAGATAGACTCGATGCCGCTGCTCTCAGAACTGCAGTCATGAAGAAATACGAGCGCGAGAGTCGGTTGCTGCCCCCAGAATACGAAAAACATGTGAGGACTGTCTTTTACGAATTTGGGCTGCAGTTTCCACTCTATATTTGCAAGCTTCAAAGGCCTGGGGAGCCGCTGGTGCTCGAATTGCAGGGGCCCGGTCCGGCGTCGGTTAACTCTCTGCTCAACATTATGATTGCTTATTCCGCCGCAGATCTACCCCTTTATCGTGTCAGACTGGATCAATTGTCAGCTGGAGCGGCAGATTACATCGCTAGGCAAATGATTCTAGAGATCGCTTCCTTCCATGCCCTCGGTTTTCTTCATATGGACATCTCTGATAGATCTTTCTTTTTCAGCACATCCGAATGCAGTGGGCGTAGCGAAACGAGACGGTTAATCTACCTGGGGAATCTGGGTAATGCTCAGAGACAAACAGGAGTAGCGGAACCATTCGTGCAGAAAGGGGCTGTTGCGTATTATGACCCACAGAACGCGTCAGTCTTCAAAACTGTACCCCAAATACGGCCACTGGTGGTTTACGATCAGAGTCGCGATGCGTGGGCCGTTGGAAAGTTGTTGTACCAGGTGCTTTGTAAAGGATCTGGCACCCCTTTCGGGTATGTTgggggcgccgcctcgcctctcgtcATCGCTAACCGAATTACAGCTGCTGCTCAAAGGAATGCCCCAATCGTCCTTGACAATTGCTTCGATCCGCTTTCGAGCCTTTTTATGAGCGAGCTTCTTGAGATCATGTCTGGATTCCTTCGCTTTGACAGTAGGGAAAGGCTGCTGCCCCTCGACGCTATCAAAACGTACCCGAGGTTATTCGATGCGTGA